The following coding sequences are from one bacterium SCSIO 12741 window:
- a CDS encoding T9SS type A sorting domain-containing protein yields the protein MVFPNPVREDITIETRQARSYEATVINAQGAYVHSWIGNSGEKIELNFLQSGIYFFSIKVEGEQYFHREVNLNSI from the coding sequence GTGGTATTTCCTAATCCTGTAAGAGAGGATATCACCATAGAAACACGCCAGGCCAGGTCTTATGAAGCCACTGTAATAAATGCCCAAGGAGCCTATGTACATTCATGGATTGGCAACTCTGGCGAAAAAATCGAGTTGAATTTTCTGCAAAGTGGAATCTACTTTTTCTCTATAAAGGTTGAAGGAGAACAATACTTTCACCGGGAGGTGAACCTGAATTCAATTTAA
- a CDS encoding helix-turn-helix transcriptional regulator: MRANVNQDYHWFHTTFLFSTKLNRVIGLSNLVKEYESDFNANEKLVKDHDFLRNNYFKFVQLTSSQRVVLGFLAEGKSNKDIAELMNVSPHTIRTHRNNIHKALGLRWKSVHPMVVYIRFARVFGLGQIESVY; the protein is encoded by the coding sequence ATGCGGGCCAATGTTAATCAGGATTATCACTGGTTTCACACCACCTTTTTATTTTCAACTAAGCTGAATAGAGTGATTGGTCTATCTAATCTGGTCAAAGAGTACGAATCGGATTTTAACGCCAATGAAAAATTGGTGAAGGATCATGATTTTTTGCGAAACAACTATTTCAAATTTGTTCAGCTAACTTCCTCTCAGAGAGTCGTTCTTGGGTTTCTGGCGGAAGGAAAGAGTAATAAAGATATCGCGGAGCTAATGAACGTATCCCCTCATACCATAAGAACCCACCGCAACAACATTCATAAAGCCCTTGGGTTAAGGTGGAAATCAGTTCACCCTATGGTCGTCTATATACGTTTTGCCAGGGTCTTTGGACTCGGTCAAATCGAATCGGTATATTAA
- a CDS encoding DsbA family protein has protein sequence MSKEELAKNPLLCDPQTGACEVPGDSAHGSVMLTDKTQDKAIKIIYFTDPICSSCWGIEPQLRKLKLEYGAYFEIEYRMGGLLPDWSYNSGGISKPSDVAHHWDEVSGYYDMPIDGDVWLEDPLPSSYPPSIAYKAAQMQDSEKAFWFMREIREMVFLQKKNITKWEHLAAAAKKVGLDSEQLRVDCENEAQNRFKEDLLLGQQMRVRGFPTLFFSNDQGQQQIVYGSKPYSAYEKALSDLQPDVEKLPYLKDWKSLFQKYPSLTAREYAELSETPRDKAEAFLNQLVEAGKLERLTIKNGSIWYLK, from the coding sequence ATGAGTAAAGAAGAGCTTGCGAAAAACCCATTATTGTGTGATCCCCAAACAGGTGCCTGTGAAGTGCCTGGAGATTCTGCCCATGGTTCAGTCATGCTCACCGATAAAACCCAAGACAAAGCCATCAAGATCATCTACTTTACCGATCCGATTTGTTCCTCGTGCTGGGGCATTGAACCTCAATTGCGAAAACTAAAATTGGAATATGGAGCCTATTTCGAAATCGAATACCGAATGGGTGGATTGCTTCCCGATTGGAGTTATAACAGCGGAGGCATTAGCAAACCATCAGACGTTGCGCACCACTGGGATGAAGTAAGCGGATACTACGACATGCCCATCGATGGAGATGTATGGTTGGAAGATCCTCTCCCCTCTTCCTATCCTCCCTCCATAGCCTACAAGGCAGCTCAAATGCAGGATTCTGAAAAAGCCTTTTGGTTTATGCGTGAAATTCGGGAAATGGTATTCCTGCAGAAAAAGAACATTACCAAATGGGAACACCTGGCCGCTGCAGCAAAAAAGGTAGGTCTGGATAGCGAACAACTCAGAGTGGATTGCGAAAACGAAGCTCAAAATCGGTTTAAAGAGGACCTGCTGTTGGGCCAGCAAATGCGGGTTCGAGGATTTCCTACGCTTTTCTTTAGTAACGATCAAGGGCAGCAACAAATCGTGTATGGGTCCAAACCCTATTCGGCTTATGAAAAGGCACTTTCTGACCTACAACCTGATGTAGAAAAACTTCCCTACCTCAAAGACTGGAAGAGTTTGTTTCAAAAGTATCCCTCCCTCACCGCACGAGAATATGCGGAGCTATCCGAAACTCCCCGGGACAAGGCTGAGGCCTTTCTCAACCAACTAGTGGAAGCCGGAAAACTGGAACGACTGACCATCAAAAACGGCTCAATTTGGTACTTGAAATAA
- a CDS encoding B12-binding domain-containing radical SAM protein has protein sequence MEKNQKHKIVLYNPEAVFYDMPLALIALGSCFDKEKYEIVIIDGRLCDGGQTVLENIEGAVCFGVTVLTGKPIQDALKVTRMVKEKCPDIPTIWGGWHTSLFPKQPLEEEPSIDITVQGQGEITFQELVDSFVSKSSLKDVKGICYREEGQIVQNAPRAISNMDELPEADYELIDVEKYFEKKGYRQFDYITSIGCFYRCTFCADPYVFGRKFSAISSERMVQTITKYQNKYGFESINFQDETFFTYRKRVVGMAEGLIDNNISIKWNATMRADQGDRLSEEDFQLLAKSGFARALVGVESGSQEMMDWLKKDIKMEQVTNTAEKCRKAGVAIQFPFIVGFPEESEKAFRNSVNFVIQLNNMSPKFRPVIFYYKPYPGTPITDELVRNGYQMPNSLKEWSQFDYVSNSGPWITEERKQEIERLKFYIRMANSKHTLSLVPKTLANFRMKRSFFKFPIEKTILDLVKPEQQLS, from the coding sequence TTGGAAAAGAATCAAAAGCACAAAATTGTACTCTACAACCCAGAGGCGGTTTTCTATGACATGCCCTTGGCATTAATTGCTTTAGGGTCCTGTTTTGACAAGGAAAAATACGAGATCGTCATCATCGATGGACGACTTTGCGATGGAGGCCAAACGGTTCTTGAAAACATCGAAGGTGCTGTTTGCTTTGGCGTAACGGTGCTTACGGGTAAGCCCATTCAAGATGCTTTAAAGGTGACTCGAATGGTTAAGGAGAAATGCCCGGACATTCCCACCATTTGGGGCGGATGGCACACTTCTCTGTTTCCCAAACAGCCGCTCGAAGAGGAACCCTCTATCGATATTACGGTGCAGGGACAAGGTGAAATCACCTTTCAGGAGTTGGTCGACTCTTTTGTCTCCAAATCCTCGCTCAAGGATGTAAAGGGCATTTGCTACCGGGAGGAAGGACAGATTGTCCAAAATGCTCCTCGTGCTATTTCCAATATGGACGAACTGCCCGAAGCGGATTACGAGCTTATCGATGTAGAAAAGTACTTCGAGAAAAAGGGGTACCGTCAATTTGACTACATCACTTCCATCGGGTGTTTCTACCGCTGTACCTTTTGCGCAGACCCCTATGTCTTTGGACGTAAGTTTTCGGCCATTAGTAGCGAGCGTATGGTTCAAACCATTACCAAGTACCAAAACAAGTATGGATTTGAAAGCATCAACTTTCAGGATGAAACCTTCTTTACCTACCGCAAAAGGGTAGTGGGGATGGCCGAAGGATTGATCGACAACAACATCTCCATCAAGTGGAACGCCACCATGCGTGCCGATCAAGGAGATCGACTTTCAGAAGAAGACTTTCAATTGCTGGCCAAATCAGGATTTGCCCGAGCTCTGGTTGGAGTAGAGTCAGGAAGTCAGGAAATGATGGATTGGTTGAAAAAGGACATCAAAATGGAGCAGGTAACCAACACCGCCGAAAAGTGCAGAAAGGCGGGTGTGGCCATTCAGTTCCCATTCATTGTAGGTTTTCCTGAAGAATCGGAAAAGGCCTTTAGAAACAGTGTCAATTTTGTGATTCAGCTCAATAACATGAGTCCGAAATTTCGACCGGTCATTTTCTATTACAAGCCTTATCCAGGTACTCCGATAACGGATGAATTGGTGAGAAATGGTTACCAGATGCCTAATAGCCTGAAAGAATGGAGTCAGTTTGACTATGTGTCAAATTCAGGGCCTTGGATTACCGAAGAACGTAAACAAGAAATAGAACGATTAAAATTTTACATCCGCATGGCCAATAGCAAGCATACCTTGAGTTTGGTACCCAAAACGCTGGCCAACTTCCGGATGAAACGATCTTTCTTCAAATTTCCTATCGAAAAGACGATACTCGACCTCGTTAAGCCCGAGCAGCAGTTGTCATAA
- a CDS encoding phophatidylserine decarboxylase associated domain-containing protein produces MKSTEISPSQLLTLENTDPIQMGFWVPNRIWASAKFMAPLRKHIEKKRAEGTLKDWVPVIAQFQTWLFNTTVFYPKTQSWQTYAYVLQEMIDQSNDFMAHQDQAIRDEILEDGDTIFIPNMNYLLTALNEIITTSPSFNNTVMVGTPMNGLLAVSMATEAGLFLFHNEPFNQQLKLILNTWNAFLKSPDSLDKLDINDPEKPGSWISQAAWAAGVWDQMVHDPNLPGYGFDSWNSFFIRKFVPGARPFQGTSEVVDIGCETTPWQYSDNLKYHTPYWIKDVDYSLIDIFGRQEEWASLFVGGQSYQGFLSATHYHRWNSPIDGEIVRSWVQPGTYFAQRPFQGEDPGTWEGTESQPYLANIAARAIFIFKHPQCGYIGLICIGMVEVSTCVIDSPFLVDEGATPVAITKGEEIGHFEFGGSTHMMIFQKDKVKLEEWAIHAVAHRNDKKPTKMGTVIARPV; encoded by the coding sequence ATGAAATCTACAGAAATATCTCCGTCACAACTTCTTACCCTTGAGAATACGGATCCTATCCAAATGGGATTTTGGGTTCCCAACCGAATTTGGGCCTCGGCCAAGTTCATGGCCCCGCTGAGGAAACACATTGAAAAAAAGCGAGCTGAAGGTACCCTCAAAGATTGGGTCCCTGTGATCGCCCAATTTCAAACCTGGCTTTTTAATACCACCGTCTTCTACCCTAAAACGCAATCCTGGCAAACTTATGCCTATGTATTGCAGGAAATGATTGATCAATCCAATGATTTTATGGCTCATCAGGACCAGGCCATTAGAGACGAAATTCTTGAGGATGGCGACACCATCTTCATACCGAATATGAACTACTTGCTAACCGCTCTCAATGAAATCATTACAACCTCCCCCTCCTTCAATAATACGGTGATGGTGGGTACGCCTATGAATGGCTTACTCGCCGTATCCATGGCTACAGAAGCCGGATTATTTCTGTTTCACAACGAACCTTTTAACCAACAGCTCAAACTTATTCTCAATACCTGGAATGCCTTTCTAAAAAGCCCTGACTCCCTCGATAAACTGGACATCAACGATCCTGAAAAACCGGGTTCCTGGATTTCTCAGGCAGCGTGGGCCGCAGGTGTATGGGATCAAATGGTACATGACCCGAACTTACCGGGTTATGGCTTTGACTCCTGGAATTCCTTTTTTATCCGAAAATTTGTTCCTGGAGCTCGTCCTTTTCAGGGTACTTCCGAGGTCGTGGATATCGGTTGCGAAACCACTCCCTGGCAATACTCAGACAACTTGAAATACCACACTCCTTACTGGATTAAAGATGTGGATTACTCCCTCATTGACATCTTTGGACGTCAGGAAGAATGGGCTTCACTGTTCGTAGGCGGTCAATCTTATCAAGGGTTTCTTTCCGCCACCCATTACCACCGATGGAATTCTCCTATCGATGGGGAAATTGTACGATCCTGGGTACAGCCGGGTACCTACTTTGCCCAGCGCCCTTTTCAGGGAGAAGATCCGGGAACCTGGGAAGGTACTGAATCCCAACCCTACCTGGCCAACATTGCCGCACGAGCCATCTTTATTTTCAAACATCCTCAATGTGGCTATATTGGCTTGATCTGTATCGGAATGGTGGAAGTGTCGACCTGTGTAATAGACTCCCCGTTCTTGGTGGATGAAGGAGCGACTCCGGTTGCCATTACCAAAGGTGAAGAGATCGGTCATTTTGAATTTGGAGGCTCCACGCACATGATGATTTTCCAGAAGGATAAAGTCAAACTTGAGGAATGGGCCATCCATGCAGTTGCCCATCGAAATGATAAAAAACCAACGAAAATGGGAACGGTTATCGCCAGGCCGGTTTAA
- a CDS encoding LysE family translocator, which produces MELGMILSFLGASILLTVMPGPDNIFVLTESLTKGQKNGIAISLGLGSGVLIHTLAAATGLSLIIQQSAMAFSIIKYCGAIYLFYLAFKATQEKRPELSFEGGGEMSKSGFFKLYRKGFLMNVLNPKVSLFFIAFLPQFITSDGFHYTFQMMILGVIFMVQAILIFSGISVLSGRLTKYLNSPTFWKVSKWSKVGVLSVLGLFLALARK; this is translated from the coding sequence ATGGAATTAGGAATGATATTGTCGTTCTTGGGCGCGTCGATACTGCTGACGGTAATGCCCGGTCCGGATAATATTTTTGTGCTGACGGAAAGCTTAACCAAGGGACAGAAAAACGGAATTGCCATTTCGCTGGGTCTTGGAAGCGGTGTGTTGATTCACACCCTGGCTGCGGCCACAGGACTGTCGTTGATCATTCAACAATCGGCGATGGCGTTTTCCATCATCAAGTACTGCGGTGCCATATACCTGTTCTACCTGGCCTTCAAAGCCACCCAGGAAAAACGCCCGGAGCTTTCATTTGAAGGAGGTGGAGAAATGTCTAAGAGTGGATTCTTCAAACTCTACCGCAAAGGTTTTCTGATGAATGTGCTTAATCCCAAGGTTTCGCTTTTCTTCATAGCCTTTTTGCCTCAATTCATCACCAGCGATGGTTTTCATTACACCTTTCAGATGATGATATTGGGTGTCATTTTCATGGTTCAAGCCATTCTGATTTTTAGTGGAATTTCGGTTCTCTCCGGACGCCTTACGAAATACCTCAACAGCCCTACCTTTTGGAAAGTAAGCAAATGGAGCAAAGTTGGGGTGCTATCCGTCCTGGGATTGTTTTTGGCTTTGGCGAGGAAGTAA